The following are encoded in a window of Ricinus communis isolate WT05 ecotype wild-type chromosome 4, ASM1957865v1, whole genome shotgun sequence genomic DNA:
- the LOC8267552 gene encoding mitochondrial amidoxime-reducing component 1 yields MDENKKVLSIFIYPVKSCRGISVSHAPLTPTGFRWDRNWMVLNDRGRARTQRNEPRLALVEVELPQEAFLDDWEPTKDSYMVIKAPGMPVLKISLAKPQEISDGVSIWEWCGSALDEGVEAAKWFSDYLGKPSWLVRFNSGLEIRPVVDNYAPGHKVMFTDFGPYLVASQGSLDELNKHLKEPVSINRFRPSILIDGCEPFSEDLWKEVRINKFTFEGVKLCARCKIPTIDQETGVAGTEPNATLKELHSDKTMRPNKKQQGEVYFGHYLVWKDSVDGGKGNIIKVGDPVFLLQKYSSTEEVDV; encoded by the exons atggatgaaaataaaaaagtattatcAATCTTTATTTATCCTGTCAAGTCATGCAGAGGCATTTCTGTTTCTCATGCCCCACTGACTCCTACTG GATTTCGATGGGATCGAAATTGGATGGTTTTGAATGACAGAGGGAGGGCACGTACCCAGAGAAATGAACCAAGGCTTGCTCTAGTTGAAGTAGAGCTGCCCCAGGAGGCATTTTTGGATGATTGGGAGCCTACAAAAGATTCCTATATGG TAATAAAGGCTCCTGGAATGCCTGTGCTTAAAATATCACTAGCAAAACCACAGGAAATATCAGATGGTGTCTCAATATGGGAATGGTGTGGCTCTGCGTTAGATGAAGGAGTTGAAGCTGCAAAGTGGTTTTCTGATTATCTCGGAAAACCCAGTTGGCTTGTACGTTTTAACTCAG GATTAGAAATTAGACCCGTTGTTGATAATTATGCTCCTGGACACAAGGTTATGTTTACCGATTTCGGTCCATATTTGGTAGCATCTCAG GGATCATTAGATGAACTAAATAAACATCTAAAAGAACCAGTTTCAATAAACCGTTTCCGACCCAG CATACTAATTGATGGTTGTGAACCATTTTCTGAGGACTTGTGGAAGGAagttagaataaataaattcacaTTTGAAGGTGTCAAGCTTTGCGCTCGATGCAAG ATACCTACAATTGATCAAGAGACCGGGGTAGCAGGAACTGAGCCAAATGCAACACTGAAGGAACTCCATTCTGATAAAACTATGCGGCCAAATAAGAAACAACAAGGAGAG GTCTACTTTGGGCATTATTTAGTTTGGAAAGACAGTGTCGATGGAGGGAAAGGGAACATAATTAAAGTTGGAGATCCTGTTTTTCTTCTGCAGAAATATTCTTCTACAGAAGAAGTTGATGTTTGA
- the LOC8267556 gene encoding phosphatidate cytidylyltransferase, mitochondrial isoform X3: MTSNNWQMLKYGVVRMHDLVQDILNWERFYLSGRLQKPVHILVDNLDIGNVNSANLRAALSAALLLLPSKFTEEDLYSKICSLSYMGDLRMLFAEDKNKVKKIVQGQFGLFHSMYRPILQDYEAKELLRFSSSDYQSNISQDCGLSVTRSLVRALPPLVRSKMGMKLGEEKLWSDSGRFLHEVIIGSREEAAKCMHKVLRRTVMISSARQAISGLLAAGGINATRYLASKVCKAWKS, encoded by the exons ATGACAAG CAATAATTGGCAGATGCTCAAATATGGAGTTGTTAGAATGCATGATTTGGTTCAGGACATTCTGAATTGGGAGAGGTTCTACTTGAGCGGTCGTCTACAAAAACCA GTTCATATACTTGTGGATAATTTGGATATCGGGAATGTAAACTCCGCCAATTTAAGGGCTGCACTCTCTGCTGCTCTCCTCCTTTTGCCATCGAAATTCACCGAG GAAGATTTGTATTCTAAAATTTGTAGTCTCTCATATATGGGTGACTTGCGCATGCTTTTTGCAGAAGACAAAAATAAG GTAAAGAAGATTGTACAAGGGCAATTTGGTTTATTCCATTCAATGTATAGACCAATTCTTCAAGACTATGAGGCAAAAGAGTTACTGAGGTTCTCATCAAGTGATTACCAGTCAAATATCTCTCAG GATTGTGGTTTGTCAGTGACTCGTTCTCTTGTGCGAGCTCTTCCGCCCCTAGTCAGAAGCAAAATGGGGATGAAGCTAGGAGAGGAAAAATTATGGAGTGATTCTG GGCGATTTTTACATGAAGTCATCATTGGTTCCAGAGAAGAGGCTGCTAAATGCATGCACAAGGTTCTAAGGCGTACTGTCATGATCTCCAGTGCAAGGCAGGCTATCTCTGGTCTCCTGGCTGCGGGAGGTATTAATGCCACTAGATATCTTGCTAGTAAAGTGTGCAAGGCTTGGAAATCAtga
- the LOC8267553 gene encoding pentatricopeptide repeat-containing protein At4g20090 codes for MLTTFLELITVRFSEYSMPKCPLHNTNVSIFKILNNKNNNLYYYSMRFHSSRTLNQNNDLENGSEPESSPISDKIFSSPPKMGSFKVGDSTFYSLIENYAYSGDFNSLEKVLNRMRLENRVFSEKSFFVMFKAYGKAHLPNKAIELFYRMSFEFYCKPTVKSFNSVLNVIIQAGFHDRALEFYNHVVGAKDMNILPNVLSFNLIIKSMCKLGLVDNAIELFREMPVRKCVPDAYTYCTLMDGLCKVDRIDEAVSLLDEMQIEGCFPSPATFNVLINGLCKKGDFTRVTKLVDNMFLKGCVPNEVTYNTLIHGLCLKGKLDKALSLLDRMVSSKCVPNEVTYGTIINGLVKQGRALDGARVLVLMEERGYLVNEYVYSVLVSGLFKEGKSEEAMRLFKESMDKGCKLNTVLYSALVDGLCRDRKPDEAMKILSEMTDKGCAPNAFTFSSLMKGFFEVGNSHKAIEVWKDMTKINCAENEVCYSVLIHGLCKDGKVMEAMMVWAKMLATGCRPDVVAYSSMIQGLCDAGSVEEALKLYNEMLCLEPDSQPDVITYNILFNALCKQSSISRAVDLLNSMLDRGCDPDLVTCNIFLRMLREKLDPPQDGAKFLDELVVRLLKRQRNLGASKIVEVMLQKFLSPKASTWARVVHELCQPKKIQAVIDKCWSKLYC; via the exons ATGTTAACGACTTTCTTAGAGCTAATCACTGTTAg ATTTTCTGAATACTCAATGCCAAAATGCCCTCTGCACAACACAAACGTCTCCATCTTCAAGATTCTAAACAATAAGAACAACAACTTATATTACTATTCAATGCGCTTTCATTCTTCAAGAACCCTAAACCAAAATAATGATCTTGAAAACGGCAGTGAACCAGAGTCGTCTCCAATATCTGATAAAATTTTTAGTTCACCCCCCAAAATGGGTTCTTTTAAGGTTGGTGATTCAACTTTTTATTCACTCATTGAAAACTATGCATATTCTGGTGATTTTAACTCATTAGAGAAGGTTTTGAATCGAATGAGACTCGAAAATAGAGTCTTCTCAGAAAAGAGTTTTTTTGTTATGTTTAAAGCTTATGGAAAAGCTCATTTGCCTAATAAAGCTATTGAATTGTTTTATCGAATGagttttgagttttattgtaaACCAACTGTTAAGTCTTTTAATTCAGTACTTAATGTTATTATACAAGCGGGTTTTCATGATCGTGCTTTGGAGTTTTATAATCACGTTGTTGGTGCAAAAGATATGAATATATTGCCTAATGTACttagttttaatttgattattaaatCTATGTGTAAGTTGGGCTTAGTTGATAATGCAATTGAGCTGTTTAGAGAAATGCCTGTTAGGAAATGTGTACCTGATGCTTACACTTATTGTACTTTGATGGATGGGCTTTGCAAAGTTGATAGGATTGATGAGGCAGTTTCTTTACTAGATGAAATGCAAATTGAGGGGTGTTTTCCTAGTCCTGCTACTTTTAATGTGTTGATTAATGGGTTGTGCAAGAAGGGTGATTTTACGCGCGTTACAAAGCTTGTTGACAATATGTTTCTTAAAGGTTGTGTCCCTAATGAAGTGACGTATAACACTCTTATACATGGTTTGTGTTTGAAGGGGAAGTTGGATAAGGCACTCAGTCTTTTAGATAGAATGGTATCAAGTAAATGTGTACCTAATGAAGTCACATATGGGACAATCATTAATGGACTTGTTAAGCAAGGAAGAGCTCTTGATGGTGCTCGTGTGCTGGTTTTGATGGAAGAAAGAGGGTATCTTGTGAATGAGTATGTTTATTCTGTACTAGTTAGTGGGCTGTTTAAGGAAGGAAAGTCTGAAGAGGCAATGAGATTGTTTAAAGAATCAATGGATAAAGGATGCAAACTCAACACTGTTCTATACAGTGCACTTGTAGATGGTTTATGTCGAGATAGAAAGCCAGATGAAGCAATGAAAATTCTATCAGAGATGACTGATAAGGGTTGCGCACCAAATGCATTCACTTTTAGCTCATTGATGAAGGGATTCTTTGAGGTGGGTAACAGCCATAAAGCAATTGAAGTGTGGAAGGACATGACAAAAATTAATTGTGCTGAGAACGAGGTTTGTTATAGTGTACTCATTCATGGGCTATGCAAGGATGGGAAAGTGATGGAGGCTATGATGGTGTGGGCGAAAATGTTGGCGACAGGATGTAGGCCCGATGTTGTGGCTTATAGTTCAATGATTCAGGGCCTTTGCGATGCTGGCTCAGTAGAAGAGGCATTGAAACTTTACAATGAGATGCTTTGTTTGGAACCTGATTCTCAACCAGATGTGATAACATATAACATACTTTTCAATGCTTTATGCAAGCAGAGTAGCATCTCTCGTGCTGTTGATCTTTTAAATAGTATGCTAGATCGGGGATGTGATCCTGACTTGGTAACATGCAACATATTTCTGAGAATGTTAAGAGAAAAGCTAGACCCACCTCAAGATGGGGCGAAGTTTCTTGATGAGCTTGTAGTTCGCCTATTAAAGAGGCAAAGAAATTTAGGTGCTTCCAAGATTGTAGAAGTGATGTTACAAAAGTTTTTGTCACCAAAAGCCTCTACTTGGGCAAGAGTTGTTCATGAGCTATGTCAACCTAAGAAGATTCAAGCAGTCATTgacaagtgttggagcaaaCTATATTGCTGA
- the LOC8267554 gene encoding LOW QUALITY PROTEIN: cationic amino acid transporter 5 (The sequence of the model RefSeq protein was modified relative to this genomic sequence to represent the inferred CDS: inserted 2 bases in 2 codons; deleted 1 base in 1 codon; substituted 1 base at 1 genomic stop codon) — MGEQGVEVQPTSYWRIRKQDFLPEESFQSWNSYFSALAQTFFRFKDRLMSRSDDANEIGELRKQSENELKQCLTWWDLTXFVFGSVIGAGIFVLTGQETRDHAGPAIVLSYVASGASAILSVFCYTEFAVEISVVGGSFAYLRIELGDCMAFITAGNILLESIVGSAAVARAWTSYFTTLLNRPSNSLRIQTHLKEGFSLLDPTAVGVLVIAATIAMISTRKTSYFNWIATALNTLVIIFVIIAGFVHANTSNLTPFFPYGAEGIFRAAAIVYFAYGGFDNIATMAEETKNPSRDIPLGLVGSMSIITVIYCLMALSLSVMQKYTDIDRNAPYSVAFQSVGMNWAKYLVSLGALKGMITVLLVGALGQAQYTTHXARAHMIPPWFALIHPKTRTPIYATFLITISSALIALFSSLDILASLLLLSTLFIFMMMAVALLVRRYYVRETTPQINLLKLVSFLLIIVASSMGTSAYWGLKPNGWFGYVISVPCWFLRTIGIHMIXPQQRTPKVWGFPLVPLLPSWSIATNIFLMGSLSKQAFIRFGICTAIMLLYYVFFGLHATYDMAHQQQKPEPGEVTDDDMAEKGH, encoded by the exons ATGGGAGAACAGGGTGTTGAAGTTCAACCTACAAGTTATTGGAGAATTAGAAAACAAGATTTCTTACCAGAAGAATCATTCCAAAGCTGGAATAGCTACTTCTCTGCATTAGCACAGACATTTTTTCGTTTCAAGGACCGTCTTATGAGCAGATCAGATGATGCCAATGAGATTGGAGAGCTTCGGAAACAAAGTGAGAATGAATTGAAGCAATGCCTCACCTGGTGGGATCTAACCTGATTTGTATTCGGTTCAGTTATTGGAGCTGGCATCTTTGTGCTCACAGGCCAAGAAACCCGTGATCATGCAGGACCAGCAATTGTGTTGTCCTATGTTGCTTCTGGAGCTTCAGCAATACTA TCTGTTTTCTGCTACACAGAATTTGCAGTTGAAATCTCTGTGGTAGGTGGTTCATTTGCTTACTTAAGAATTGAGTTAGGAGATTGTATGGCTTTCATAACTGCAGGAAACATACTGCTTGAAAGTATTGTGGGGAGTGCAGCAGTAGCCAGAGCCTGGACTTCCTATTTCACAACTCTTCTAAATCGTCCTTCCAACTCTCTACGCATCCAAACACATCTAAAAGAAGGCTTCAGTCTCTTGGACCCGACTGCTGTTGGGGTTTTAGTGATTGCTGCAACAATAGCAATGATCAGCACAAGGAAAACTTCATACTTCAACTGGATAGCAACTGCACTCAATACTttagtaattatatttgtGATAATTGCAGGGTTTGTGCATGCCAACACTTCCAATCTGACTCCGTTTTTTCCTTATGGAGCTGAAGGGATCTTCCGAGCAGCTGCAATTGTTTACTTTGCATATGGAGGATTTGACAATATAGCGACCATGGCAGAAGAAACCAAAAACCCATCAAGAGACATACCTTTAGGACTGGTTGGCTCAATGTCAATCATTACTGTGATATACTGCTTGATGGCACTTTCACTGAGTGTGATGCAGAAATACACAGATATAGACAGAAATGCACCCTACTCTGTTGCCTTTCAGAGTGTAGGCATGAATTGGGCAAAGTACCTGGTATCGCTTGGTGCTCTTAAGGGGATGATCACTGTTCTTCTAGTAGGGGCACTTGGACAAGCTCAGTATACAACTC ATGCACGTGCCCACATGATTCCTCCTTGGTTTGCTCTTATCCATCCAAAAACCAGAACACCAATATATGCTACATTTCTAATAACCATTTCAAGTGCTCTCATTGCTCTATTCTCTAGCTTGGATATCTTGGCTAGCTTGTTATTGCTGAGCACCCTATTTATCTTCATGATGATGGCTGTTGCACTTCTGGTGAGGAGATACTATGTAAGAGAGACAACGCCACAAATAAACCTCTTGAAGTTAGTTTCCTTCCTGCTGATCATTGTTGCATCATCCATGGGGACTTCAGCATACTGGGGACTGAAACCAAATGGGTGGTTTGGATATGTCATATCTGTTCCTTGTTGGTTCCTGCGGACTATAGGGATACACATGA CTCCTCAGCAAAGAACGCCAAAAGTTTGGGGGTTTCCACTTGTTCCATTGCTTCCATCCTGGTCAATTGCAACAAACATCTTTCTCATGGGATCTCTGAGTAAGCAGGCTTTTATAAGATTTGGGATATGCACAGCTATAATGCTACTTTACTATGTGTTTTTTGGTCTTCATGCGACTTACGATATGGCCCATCAGCAACAGAAGCCAGAACCAGGTGAAGTCACAGATGATGACATGGCAGAAAAAGGACATTAA
- the LOC8267556 gene encoding phosphatidate cytidylyltransferase, mitochondrial isoform X2 codes for MENGKKDELKNFLEVLPSVEFCCVYGSALHPNNQDKSSMVDFILGVSDPRQWHSENLKLNRDHYASWMVHLGGAKLITEVADEIGVGVHFNPFITWNDKMLKYGVVRMHDLVQDILNWERFYLSGRLQKPVHILVDNLDIGNVNSANLRAALSAALLLLPSKFTEEDLYSKICSLSYMGDLRMLFAEDKNKVKKIVQGQFGLFHSMYRPILQDYEAKELLRFSSSDYQSNISQDCGLSVTRSLVRALPPLVRSKMGMKLGEEKLWSDSGISFYLVGDFYMKSSLVPEKRLLNACTRF; via the exons ATGGAAAATGGGAAAAAAGATGAGCTTAAGAATTTTCTTGAAGTCCTTCCCTCGGTAGAGTTTTGTTGTGTCTATGGCTCAGCTCTCCATCctaataatcaagacaag TCATCTATGGTAGATTTTATTCTTGGCGTATCAGATCCCCGACAATGGCATTCTGAG AATCTGAAGTTGAATCGAGATCACTATGCCTCTTGGATGGTGCACCTTGGTGGGGCAAAACTG ATAACTGAAGTTGCAGATGAGATTGGTGTTGGAGTGCACTTCAATCCTTTTATAACATGGAATGACAAG ATGCTCAAATATGGAGTTGTTAGAATGCATGATTTGGTTCAGGACATTCTGAATTGGGAGAGGTTCTACTTGAGCGGTCGTCTACAAAAACCA GTTCATATACTTGTGGATAATTTGGATATCGGGAATGTAAACTCCGCCAATTTAAGGGCTGCACTCTCTGCTGCTCTCCTCCTTTTGCCATCGAAATTCACCGAG GAAGATTTGTATTCTAAAATTTGTAGTCTCTCATATATGGGTGACTTGCGCATGCTTTTTGCAGAAGACAAAAATAAG GTAAAGAAGATTGTACAAGGGCAATTTGGTTTATTCCATTCAATGTATAGACCAATTCTTCAAGACTATGAGGCAAAAGAGTTACTGAGGTTCTCATCAAGTGATTACCAGTCAAATATCTCTCAG GATTGTGGTTTGTCAGTGACTCGTTCTCTTGTGCGAGCTCTTCCGCCCCTAGTCAGAAGCAAAATGGGGATGAAGCTAGGAGAGGAAAAATTATGGAGTGATTCTGGTATTAGCTTCTATTTGGTG GGCGATTTTTACATGAAGTCATCATTGGTTCCAGAGAAGAGGCTGCTAAATGCATGCACAAGGTTCTAA
- the LOC8267557 gene encoding haloacid dehalogenase-like hydrolase domain-containing protein 3 — MSLLSKLRCITVDVTGTLIAYKGELGDYYCMAAKSVGLPCPDYKRVHEGFKLAYTEMAKKYPCFGHAAKMPNIVWWKIVVRNSFMKAGYDYDEETFEKIFRRVYASFGSSAPYSIFPDSQPFLRWAREKGLLVGIVSNAEYRYHDVILPALGLNQGSEWDFGVFSGLDGVEKPDPRMYKIALEKAGNVAPEEALHIGDSMRKDYLPAKSVGMHALLLDRFKTPDAEEWRKSGATVLPDLVSVQELLSLGTLTC; from the exons ATGTCTCTCTTGTCAAAATTACGCTGTATCACTGTGGATGTCACTGGTACACTCATCGCTTACAAAGGTGAGCTTGGTGACTATTACTGCATGGCAGCAAAATCTGTTGGACTTCCTTGCCCTGACTACAAACGTGTGCATGAGGGCTTCAAACTGGCGTATACAGAGATGGCCAAAAAGTATCCATGTTTTGGGCATGCAGCTAAAATGCCTAATATTGTCTGGTGGAAAATAGTTGTCAGAAATTCCTTCATGAAG GCTGGATATGATTATGACGAAGAGACTTTTGAGAAGATCTTTAGGCGTGTTTATGCATCATTTGGTTCATCTGCACCTTATAGCATCTTCCCAGACTCGCAACCTTTCCTAAGATGGGCACGGGAGAAGGGTCTTCTAGTTGGGATTGTAAGTAATGCAGAATACCGGTATCATGATGTGATCCTTCCAGCCTTGGGATTGAATCAG GGATCAGAGTGGGACTTTGGTGTGTTCTCTGGTCTTGATGGTGTAGAGAAACCAGATCCAAGGATGTACAAAATTGCCCTTGAGAAGGCTGGAAATGTTGCACCAGAAGAAGCTTTGCACATTGGGGATAGCATGCGCAAAGACTATTTGCCGGCCAAGAGTGTAGGAATGCATGCATTACTATTGGATAGGTTCAAGACTCCTGATGCTGAGGAGTGGAGAAAATCTGGTGCAACCGTACTTCCTGACTTGGTATCAGTACAAGAATTGCTCTCCTTAGGGACATTGACATGCTAA
- the LOC8267556 gene encoding phosphatidate cytidylyltransferase, mitochondrial isoform X1: MENGKKDELKNFLEVLPSVEFCCVYGSALHPNNQDKSSMVDFILGVSDPRQWHSENLKLNRDHYASWMVHLGGAKLITEVADEIGVGVHFNPFITWNDKMLKYGVVRMHDLVQDILNWERFYLSGRLQKPVHILVDNLDIGNVNSANLRAALSAALLLLPSKFTEEDLYSKICSLSYMGDLRMLFAEDKNKVKKIVQGQFGLFHSMYRPILQDYEAKELLRFSSSDYQSNISQDCGLSVTRSLVRALPPLVRSKMGMKLGEEKLWSDSGRFLHEVIIGSREEAAKCMHKVLRRTVMISSARQAISGLLAAGGINATRYLASKVCKAWKS, from the exons ATGGAAAATGGGAAAAAAGATGAGCTTAAGAATTTTCTTGAAGTCCTTCCCTCGGTAGAGTTTTGTTGTGTCTATGGCTCAGCTCTCCATCctaataatcaagacaag TCATCTATGGTAGATTTTATTCTTGGCGTATCAGATCCCCGACAATGGCATTCTGAG AATCTGAAGTTGAATCGAGATCACTATGCCTCTTGGATGGTGCACCTTGGTGGGGCAAAACTG ATAACTGAAGTTGCAGATGAGATTGGTGTTGGAGTGCACTTCAATCCTTTTATAACATGGAATGACAAG ATGCTCAAATATGGAGTTGTTAGAATGCATGATTTGGTTCAGGACATTCTGAATTGGGAGAGGTTCTACTTGAGCGGTCGTCTACAAAAACCA GTTCATATACTTGTGGATAATTTGGATATCGGGAATGTAAACTCCGCCAATTTAAGGGCTGCACTCTCTGCTGCTCTCCTCCTTTTGCCATCGAAATTCACCGAG GAAGATTTGTATTCTAAAATTTGTAGTCTCTCATATATGGGTGACTTGCGCATGCTTTTTGCAGAAGACAAAAATAAG GTAAAGAAGATTGTACAAGGGCAATTTGGTTTATTCCATTCAATGTATAGACCAATTCTTCAAGACTATGAGGCAAAAGAGTTACTGAGGTTCTCATCAAGTGATTACCAGTCAAATATCTCTCAG GATTGTGGTTTGTCAGTGACTCGTTCTCTTGTGCGAGCTCTTCCGCCCCTAGTCAGAAGCAAAATGGGGATGAAGCTAGGAGAGGAAAAATTATGGAGTGATTCTG GGCGATTTTTACATGAAGTCATCATTGGTTCCAGAGAAGAGGCTGCTAAATGCATGCACAAGGTTCTAAGGCGTACTGTCATGATCTCCAGTGCAAGGCAGGCTATCTCTGGTCTCCTGGCTGCGGGAGGTATTAATGCCACTAGATATCTTGCTAGTAAAGTGTGCAAGGCTTGGAAATCAtga